A stretch of DNA from Candidatus Gorgyraea atricola:
CATAGTCACCTTTATGGCTATCCTTTTTTCTCTTCTTCATATCCACAGTTCTCCCTCTGTAGGCCAGGTTCAAACCTGGCCTACAGAGGGAGAACTTTAGTCATTAATCATTCCGCCAGAGTATTGCATTGCTCACAGCATAATTGGCTGTGTGAGACATACTTACTATGATATTGTCGAGGCTATTCTTTTCTGCAAACTCCTTTGCCTCTCCGTGCAGGACTATTTCAGGTTTTCCTTTTTTATTGTTGAGGATTTCGATGTTCTTTAACTGTATACCTATCCTTGTATCACCAAATGCCTTTAAAACAGATTCCTTGCACGCGAATCTTGCAGCGAGATTCTCAGAGGGGAATTTCTTGGTATTTACATAATCCATCTCTCTCTGAGTAAACACCCTGTTCAGAAACTTCTCGCCCCATGCATCGAGCGCCTTTTTCACCCGCTCTACTTCGATTATGTCAACTCCTGTCCCAACTATCATATAAGCGCCTTCATGTCGCGCACTGCATTGTAAAGTCCGGTAAACATTGCCCGGGAAATCATTGAATGGCCTATGTTCAGTTCATTCATGCCCTTTATTCTGGCAATCCTTGCTGTATTGGTATAATCAAGGCCATGGCCTGCATTCACCACCATGCCTAAAGAAAGCGCGAAACTTGTTGCCTCTTTTATTTTTTTAAATTCTCTGTCTATGGCCTTTTTTGTTTTGACTAAGCTATATAAACCCGTGTGTATCTCTATAATAGTTGCGCCGATTTCTTTTGCCGCGCCGATTTCTCGCTCATCAGGGTCGATAAAAAGGCTTACGGCAATGCCTTTTTTCGAAAGCGACTCTATTACGCGACCTATCTTTTTTTTATTTTTTGTAACCGACAGGCCGCCCTCAGTTGTAAGCTCCTGCCTTTTTTCTGGGACTAGTGTTGCCTGATCTGGCCGAATCCTCTTTGCGATCTCCACTATCCCTGGATTTATCGACATCTCGAGATTAAATCTTGTACGTATCGTTTTTCTCAGCGCCCTGACATCCGCATCATTTATATGTCGTCGATCTTCTCTAAGATGCGCTACGATACTGTCACACCCGGCCTTTTCGCATAAAAGGGCTGCCTGCACAGGGTCAGGTTCTGTGCCGCCTCTTGTCTGCCTCACTGTAGCGACATGATCCACGTTCACACCGAGCTCAGGCATCTTACTTCCTCTTCTCTGGAATTGATTGGTCTCCGGTGTGTCCTGTATATGAAGATTTATAAAAATCTCCTGAGGCGCGCTTGATCTTACTTAATTCACTATTCACATAAAACCATGTTATAACAGCCAGTATTAAGGCGGCTAATTTTATCCAAAGATTATTAACGATCCAGTTCTTCATGTCTTGCCCCGATTAAAGTTAAAAAATGAGACCTTCTTTTTTCTGTCAGGCCTAAAAAGATTATTTAACACCCTCTCTAACGCGTCCTTGTCAAGATTATGCGTGAGCCTGGCGCCTGTTGCGACTGAGACTTCGCCTGTCTCTTCAGAAATTATAATCACCACAGCGTCGGTCTCTTCGCTCAGGCCCAGTCCTGCCCTGTGCCTTGTCCCAAGCGTCCTCGACACCCGCGGATTTTGCGTAAGTGGAAATAGACACCCTGCGCCCACGACCCTGTTCCCGGAAATCACTACCCCGCCGTCATGAAGCGGCGTATTCGGCATAAATACTGTTATCAAAAGCTCTGTAGAGACCCTGCCATCTATCTCTATGCCACTCTCAATATAATTACTGAGATTCGAATCTCTTTCTATCGCTATAAGCGCGCCTATTTTTCTGCCTGAAAGCGAAAGCGTTGCCTTCATGATCTCTTTTATAACCTCTGACTCCCTGAAAAAAATACCAGACCATTTATGCTGGCCAAGACTGGCTAGTCCGCGCCTCAGCTCAGGCTGAAATATGATTAAAACAGTAATAACAGATATCGCGAACATCTTTGTGAATATCCAGTTTATTGTGTCAAGGCCGAGTTTCTGTGTCACAATAAAAAAGAGCATTATAAAAATTATGCCTTTTAAAACCTGGACACCTCGCGTACCTCGCGCAAAAATGAGGATCACGTAAAAGGCAAACCACAAGATCCCTATCTCAACAAGCATCTTTATTGAACTTAAGTAATCATACATTTACTACCTCTTTTGAGCGCACGATCGAGTCTACGACCATGGCAACCTGTTTCATTTCTCTGACATCATGTACTCGTACAATGTCCGCTCCATTTTTTATAGCTATGGCTGCGGCTGCTGCGGTCCCGAAGATCCTCTGCCTCGGCTCAACACCAAGTATATTGCCTATAAAAGATTTTCTCGACGGACCTACAAGGATCGGTCTACCCAGCGACTTAAAACGCGAAAGGCTTTGCAGAATCTCTAAATTATGCTCGAATGTTTTTCCAAAACCTATACCCGGATCTATTATTATGTTCTCCTTCTTAACGCCTTTATCTTCCGCGTTCCTGATAAGGTCTGCCAGCTTTTCTGTGATCTCAGTCATCAGGTCACTATAGACTGGTTCCTCCTGCATGGTTTGCGGCTCGCCTTTTATGTGCATAATAATGACCTTTGCGTTGTATTGAGCTGCAAGATCTGCCATGCTAGTATCTAATTCGAGTCCTGTTATATCATTGATCATTGAAGCGCCTTTATCCAGTGCCTGATGAGCTACCTCAGACTTTCTTGTATCAATTGAAATCGGGACCCTGACAACCCTGGATAATTTCTCGACGACAGGTATGACCCTTTTTATCTCTTCTTCAATGCTGACTGCTGCGGCGCCTGGCCGCGTTGATTCTCCACCCACATCGATGATATCCGCGCCTTCGCCTATCATCTTTTCTGCCTGCTCGACTGCGCGGCCAACATCTCCATGTATCCCGTCGCCGCTAAATGAATCTGGCGTAAGATTCAATATTCCCATTATATGCGTGCGTGAACCCAACTCAAGCTGGAAGGACAAGATTTTTTACCTCCTCTAAATCCATTACCTCTTTTTCCAATAATTTCTCAGCTAAAAGTTTTAACTTATCTTTATTGCTCGAAAGTTCTTTCTTTGCCCTTGTGTAAGATTCATCAATGATCCTGCGCACCTCTCCATCTATCTCCACCGCGGTCTGTTCGCTGTAATTCTTTTCTTCGGTTATGTCGCGGCCCAGGAATACCTGATGTTCGCGCCTGCCAAAGGTAAGACTGCCTAGCTTCTCGCTCATGCCCCAGCGCATGACCATGTCTCTCGCGATAGCAGTGGTCTTTTCGAGATCGTCCTGCGCGCCAGTTGAAAGCTCTTTAAACACGATTTCCTCGCTGGCCCTGCCTCCAAGTATCCCGACGATCTTCCCAAGAAGCTCTTTTTTAGTAACGATGTGCCTGTCTTCTATGGGGAGTCTCATGGTATAGCCAAGCGCAAGACCCCGCGGTATAATCGAAACCTTATGCAGCGGATCTGCGCCAGGTATAAGAAGCGCCAGAAGCGCGTGGCCTGCCTCATGATACGCGACGATCTTTTTTTCCTCTACATTTATCACACGCGTCTTTTTTTCAGGGCCTGCGATCACCCTTTCTATGGACTCCTGCATATCTTTTATTTCGACACTATTTTTATTTTTCCGCGCAGCTAAAAGCGCTGCCTCATTTACCAGATTTGCCAGGTCTGCGCCTGAAAAACCAGGCGTCTGCCGCGCAATGTCCTTCAGATCAACGGTCTTATCTATCTTTATACTCCTAATATGGACCTTTAGGATCTCTTCTCTGCCAATAATATCAGGACGTGTAATAACAACCATCCTATCAAACCTGCCTGGCCGCAAAAGCGCGGGATCAAGCACATCAGGCCGGTTAGTCGCTGCGATCAATATAACGCCTTCCTGTGTATTAAAGCCGTCCATCTCCACCAGGAGCGCATTCAACGTCTGCTCTCGCTCGTCGTGCCCGCCGCCAATACCCGCGAACCTCTGCCTGCCAACCGCGTCTATCTCATCCATAAAAATGATGGCGCCTTTACCGCCTGTCTTTGCAGCGCGCTTTGCCTGCTCAAAGAGATCCCGAACCCTTGAAGCGCCAACACCGACAAACATCTCTACAAAATCAGAACCGCTGATGCTGAAAAACGGCACGCCTGCCTCGCCGCTAACTGCCTTTGCCAGGAGCGTCTTGCCTGTGCCAGGCGGGCCCATCACCAACACGCCCTTGGGAATTTTTCCGCCAAGCTTCTGAAATTTTTTCGGGTCTTTTAAAAATTCAATGATCTCTTTTAGTTCTTCCTTTGCCTCATCCACACCAGCGACATCCTTGAAGGTGATCTTTGTCTGTCCGCCAGCTATCTGCCTGGCGCGGCTCTTTCCGAATGAAAGGATCTTTCCTCCACCATGCGAAGCGCTTCTATACACAAAGAACCACAAAAATCCTATAAACAAGATCATCGGGCCAAGAGAATAAAAAAGATTTGCCAGTAATGTCCTTGAAGGCCTCACATCAAAATCCTCAACATTCTTTTTCAATAGCCGCAAGAGATCCTGGTCGCTGTCAGGGATATGCACAGCAAAACTCGTGCCACTTGAAAAAACGCCCTTGATCCTAGAGTCAGTCTTAACAGCAGATGCTATGGCGCCTGTATCCATGTTGGTCTCGAGAAGTCTGTAGAATTCGCCGTAGCTTAATTCCTGTGGCACGCCCTGCGCAGAAAAAGAGCCTAGCCTAAGGATGTACGTAAGAAGCAGAAAAAGTCCTACCCACAGAAATATATTCTTGCTCATCTTGTTCTTATCATTGTCAGCCTTCTTAACAGGCTTTTTTACAGGGTTCGTCTTTTGCATAGATAGTATATTTTAGCACCTATGTGTTAAAAAATCAACCCCTCAAACACAAAGATATGCTTTTTTTGTGCTTTACCACATCCACGCCTGAAGGTAGATCGACCTTTGAATTCACTGGCCTTACATAAATCAACTGCTCCAGTTCCTTCCAATGTTGATAGGTAAGTCTCCTCAAGTTCCCTTTGATCTGAAGTAGCGCGGCTCTCAATATCCTCTTTCTTACTGCCTCCGGCTGAGACTTGAATCTCTTAAGATCTATTAGAATGTGGCCGTTGTTAATTTTCGAAGAGCTTTTTAATTTTCTATTCGCGAACTTTTCTAAAAATTCATTTTCAACGCGCAGGTTCTCAGCCATATTAGCCAGGACCTCTTTTATGTTCGCATTAAAATTCTTTTCTAAGTAAGGCATCAATTCACGCCTGATCTTGTTCCTGGTAAAAATGAGTTTTTCATTGGAAGAGTCTTGCCTGAATTGCAAGTCCTCATCTTTTATAAAAGCTTCTATCTCTTGGCGCGAGATCTCGATAAGAGGCCTGATTATTTTAATACCTCGCATCTCTTTTACTGGGTTCATGCCTCCCAGGCCTAACATGCCAGCTCCGCGAATCATCCTCATAAGAACTGTCTCTGCCTGGTCATCTTTATTGTGGGCGACTGCTATTTTTGTTATATCCTTGGCCTTAGCGATCTCTTTGAAAAAATCATACCTCTCTTGCCGGCCAGCCTCTTCAGGAGAAATACCTTTTTCCTTGGCGACCTGCGGGACGTTTATTTCTTTATAAGTTATTTCCAGCTTTAATTTTTTTGCAAGGCCTTCACAAAACTTCCTATCACCCACAGACTCCTCACCCCTAAACATATGATCTAAATGCGCAATATGTATATATAGCGAGAATTCTTTTTTTAATGCCGAAAACGCATGGAGCAGGGCAACAGAATCAGCCCCGCCAGAAAGCCCCACTAAAATCCTGTCGCCTTTCTGCAGCATCTGATACTTTTTAATTGTAGCCCTGATTTTCTCAATAAACATGGTGGTCTCCTACGCTCATGCGTTGCTAATCTCTGTAGCATGCTTCGGAGACTAAAGGTGGTGGCTTGCCATCCAAAGCATGCTTCGAAGATTCGCCCAATTTGAGCGTAGGATGGTAGCGGCGAGTGGATTCGAACCACTGACGCGCCGGGTATGAGCCGACTGCTCTGACCAGCTGAGCTACGCCGCCAATTTTTGCGAAGCAAAAATTGATCCCGAGCAAGTCAAATAATGCGAAGCATTATTTGACGCGTCGAGGGACCTCCTTTGCTTCACAATACCTCATTCAAACTTCCTGTCCTATATCCCTCAAGATCCAGGGCAACATACTTAAAGCCTAGCCCCTTCAAATGCCTTACTATTTTATCACAAAATCTCTGATTAAAAAATTTTTTTACATCTTTTTTCTCAACCTCGAGCCTTGCTGTGTCATTGTGATACCTGACCCTTACCAGA
This window harbors:
- the acpS gene encoding holo-ACP synthase, which codes for MIVGTGVDIIEVERVKKALDAWGEKFLNRVFTQREMDYVNTKKFPSENLAARFACKESVLKAFGDTRIGIQLKNIEILNNKKGKPEIVLHGEAKEFAEKNSLDNIIVSMSHTANYAVSNAILWRND
- a CDS encoding pyridoxine 5'-phosphate synthase is translated as MPELGVNVDHVATVRQTRGGTEPDPVQAALLCEKAGCDSIVAHLREDRRHINDADVRALRKTIRTRFNLEMSINPGIVEIAKRIRPDQATLVPEKRQELTTEGGLSVTKNKKKIGRVIESLSKKGIAVSLFIDPDEREIGAAKEIGATIIEIHTGLYSLVKTKKAIDREFKKIKEATSFALSLGMVVNAGHGLDYTNTARIARIKGMNELNIGHSMISRAMFTGLYNAVRDMKALI
- the cdaA gene encoding diadenylate cyclase CdaA; translation: MYDYLSSIKMLVEIGILWFAFYVILIFARGTRGVQVLKGIIFIMLFFIVTQKLGLDTINWIFTKMFAISVITVLIIFQPELRRGLASLGQHKWSGIFFRESEVIKEIMKATLSLSGRKIGALIAIERDSNLSNYIESGIEIDGRVSTELLITVFMPNTPLHDGGVVISGNRVVGAGCLFPLTQNPRVSRTLGTRHRAGLGLSEETDAVVIIISEETGEVSVATGARLTHNLDKDALERVLNNLFRPDRKKKVSFFNFNRGKT
- the folP gene encoding dihydropteroate synthase — encoded protein: MSFQLELGSRTHIMGILNLTPDSFSGDGIHGDVGRAVEQAEKMIGEGADIIDVGGESTRPGAAAVSIEEEIKRVIPVVEKLSRVVRVPISIDTRKSEVAHQALDKGASMINDITGLELDTSMADLAAQYNAKVIIMHIKGEPQTMQEEPVYSDLMTEITEKLADLIRNAEDKGVKKENIIIDPGIGFGKTFEHNLEILQSLSRFKSLGRPILVGPSRKSFIGNILGVEPRQRIFGTAAAAAIAIKNGADIVRVHDVREMKQVAMVVDSIVRSKEVVNV
- the ftsH gene encoding ATP-dependent zinc metalloprotease FtsH; the protein is MQKTNPVKKPVKKADNDKNKMSKNIFLWVGLFLLLTYILRLGSFSAQGVPQELSYGEFYRLLETNMDTGAIASAVKTDSRIKGVFSSGTSFAVHIPDSDQDLLRLLKKNVEDFDVRPSRTLLANLFYSLGPMILFIGFLWFFVYRSASHGGGKILSFGKSRARQIAGGQTKITFKDVAGVDEAKEELKEIIEFLKDPKKFQKLGGKIPKGVLVMGPPGTGKTLLAKAVSGEAGVPFFSISGSDFVEMFVGVGASRVRDLFEQAKRAAKTGGKGAIIFMDEIDAVGRQRFAGIGGGHDEREQTLNALLVEMDGFNTQEGVILIAATNRPDVLDPALLRPGRFDRMVVITRPDIIGREEILKVHIRSIKIDKTVDLKDIARQTPGFSGADLANLVNEAALLAARKNKNSVEIKDMQESIERVIAGPEKKTRVINVEEKKIVAYHEAGHALLALLIPGADPLHKVSIIPRGLALGYTMRLPIEDRHIVTKKELLGKIVGILGGRASEEIVFKELSTGAQDDLEKTTAIARDMVMRWGMSEKLGSLTFGRREHQVFLGRDITEEKNYSEQTAVEIDGEVRRIIDESYTRAKKELSSNKDKLKLLAEKLLEKEVMDLEEVKNLVLPA
- the tilS gene encoding tRNA lysidine(34) synthetase TilS, which gives rise to MFIEKIRATIKKYQMLQKGDRILVGLSGGADSVALLHAFSALKKEFSLYIHIAHLDHMFRGEESVGDRKFCEGLAKKLKLEITYKEINVPQVAKEKGISPEEAGRQERYDFFKEIAKAKDITKIAVAHNKDDQAETVLMRMIRGAGMLGLGGMNPVKEMRGIKIIRPLIEISRQEIEAFIKDEDLQFRQDSSNEKLIFTRNKIRRELMPYLEKNFNANIKEVLANMAENLRVENEFLEKFANRKLKSSSKINNGHILIDLKRFKSQPEAVRKRILRAALLQIKGNLRRLTYQHWKELEQLIYVRPVNSKVDLPSGVDVVKHKKSISLCLRG